One window of the Pseudomonas sp. S04 genome contains the following:
- a CDS encoding amino acid ABC transporter substrate-binding protein: MKMLKSTLAMVTAAAVLGVSGFAQAGATLDAVQKKGFVQCGVSDGLPGFSVPDSTGKILGIDADFCRAVAAAVFGDATKVKFSQLNAKERFTALQSGEIDILSRNTTMTSSRDAGMGLKFPGFITYYDGIGFLVNNKLGVKSAKELDGATICIQAGTTTELNVSDYFRGNGLKYTPITFDTSDESAKSLESGRCDVLTSDKSQLFAQRSKLAAPKDYVVLPETISKEPLGPVVRNGDDEWLAVIRWTGYAMLNAEEAGITSKNVEAEAKSTKNPDVARMLGADGEYGKDLKLPKDWVVQIVKQVGNYGEVFEKNLGKGTPLEIDRGLNALWNNGGIQYAPPVR; encoded by the coding sequence ATGAAGATGTTGAAATCCACCCTGGCAATGGTGACTGCGGCCGCAGTACTCGGTGTCAGCGGGTTCGCTCAGGCGGGGGCAACCCTGGATGCAGTGCAGAAGAAGGGTTTCGTACAGTGCGGCGTCAGTGACGGTCTGCCGGGTTTCTCGGTACCGGATTCCACCGGCAAGATCCTCGGTATTGATGCCGACTTCTGTCGCGCGGTGGCCGCCGCGGTATTCGGCGACGCAACCAAAGTGAAGTTCAGTCAGTTGAACGCCAAGGAACGCTTCACCGCGCTGCAGTCCGGTGAAATTGACATCCTGTCGCGCAACACCACCATGACCAGCTCCCGCGACGCGGGCATGGGCCTGAAGTTTCCTGGCTTCATCACCTACTACGACGGCATCGGCTTCCTGGTAAACAACAAGCTGGGCGTCAAGAGTGCCAAGGAACTGGACGGCGCGACCATCTGCATTCAAGCCGGTACCACGACCGAGCTGAACGTTTCCGATTACTTCCGCGGCAACGGCCTGAAATACACGCCGATCACCTTCGACACCTCCGACGAAAGCGCCAAGTCGCTGGAATCCGGTCGTTGCGACGTGCTGACCTCGGACAAGTCCCAGCTGTTCGCCCAGCGCAGCAAGCTGGCCGCACCGAAGGACTACGTGGTTCTGCCGGAAACCATTTCCAAGGAGCCACTGGGCCCTGTCGTGCGTAATGGCGATGACGAGTGGCTGGCCGTGATCCGCTGGACAGGCTACGCCATGCTCAACGCTGAAGAGGCCGGCATTACTTCGAAAAACGTCGAAGCCGAAGCCAAGTCCACCAAGAACCCGGATGTCGCTCGTATGCTCGGGGCGGACGGTGAATACGGTAAGGACCTGAAGCTGCCGAAAGACTGGGTCGTGCAGATCGTCAAGCAAGTCGGCAACTACGGTGAAGTGTTCGAGAAAAACCTCGGCAAGGGCACTCCGCTGGAAATCGACCGCGGGCTGAACGCTCTGTGGAACAACGGCGGCATTCAATACGCACCACCAGTGCGCTGA
- a CDS encoding amino acid ABC transporter permease encodes MSTHTFKPDMPPPSSSIGVVAWMRANMFSSWLNTLLTLFAFYLIYLVVPPILQWAIIDANWVGTSQADCTKDGACWVFIQQRFGQFMYGYYPVDMRWRVDLTVWLAVIGVAPLFISRFPRKAVYGLSFLVLYPIIAWCLLHGGVFGLSQVATSQWGGLMLTLVIATVGIAGALPLGIILALGRRSNMPAIRVVCVTFIEFWRGVPLITVLFMSSVMLPLFLPEGMNFDKLLRALIGVILFQSAYVAEVVRGGLQAIPKGQYEAAAAMGLGYWRSMGLVILPQALKLVIPGIVNTFIALFKDTSLVIIIGLFDLLNSVKQAAADPKWLGMATEGYVFAALVFWIFCFGMSRYSMHLERKLDTGHKR; translated from the coding sequence ATGAGTACTCATACTTTCAAACCGGACATGCCACCGCCGAGCAGCAGCATCGGCGTGGTGGCGTGGATGCGCGCCAACATGTTCTCCAGCTGGCTCAACACCCTGCTGACGCTGTTCGCGTTCTACCTGATCTACCTGGTGGTGCCGCCGATCCTGCAGTGGGCGATCATCGACGCCAACTGGGTCGGTACCAGCCAGGCCGACTGCACCAAGGACGGCGCCTGCTGGGTGTTCATCCAGCAGCGCTTTGGCCAGTTCATGTATGGCTACTACCCGGTGGACATGCGCTGGCGCGTGGACCTGACCGTGTGGCTGGCGGTCATCGGCGTGGCACCGCTGTTCATCTCGCGCTTCCCGCGCAAAGCAGTGTATGGGCTGAGCTTCCTGGTGCTGTACCCGATCATTGCCTGGTGCCTGTTGCATGGCGGCGTTTTCGGCTTGAGCCAAGTGGCGACGAGCCAATGGGGCGGCCTGATGCTGACCCTGGTGATCGCCACGGTCGGGATTGCCGGAGCGCTGCCGCTGGGCATCATCCTGGCCCTGGGACGGCGCTCGAACATGCCGGCGATTCGGGTGGTCTGCGTGACCTTCATCGAGTTCTGGCGCGGCGTGCCATTGATCACGGTGCTGTTCATGTCCTCGGTGATGTTGCCGTTGTTCCTGCCCGAGGGCATGAACTTCGACAAGCTGCTGCGGGCGCTGATCGGGGTGATCCTGTTCCAGTCAGCCTACGTCGCCGAAGTGGTGCGTGGCGGCCTGCAAGCGATTCCCAAGGGGCAGTACGAAGCGGCTGCCGCGATGGGCCTGGGGTACTGGCGCAGCATGGGCCTGGTGATCCTGCCGCAAGCCTTGAAGCTGGTGATCCCCGGTATCGTCAACACTTTCATTGCGCTGTTCAAGGACACCAGCCTGGTGATCATCATCGGCCTGTTCGACTTGCTCAACAGCGTCAAGCAAGCCGCCGCCGACCCGAAATGGTTGGGCATGGCCACTGAGGGCTACGTGTTCGCGGCTCTGGTGTTCTGGATTTTCTGTTTTGGTATGTCGCGCTATTCCATGCACCTGGAACGCAAGCTCGACACTGGCCACAAGCGTTAG
- a CDS encoding amino acid ABC transporter permease produces the protein MQNSIGAPKQRLSLSDPKVRAWLFQIITIVAVVSMGWYLFDNTQTNLQHRGITSGFDFLERSAGFGIAQTLIDYTESDSYARVFVIGLLNTLLVTFIGVILATILGFIVGVSRLSKNWIIAKLATVYVEVFRNIPPLLQILFWYFAVFLTMPGPRNSHNFGDTFFVSSRGLNMPAALTADGFWPFVASIGVAIVAIVLMNRWATKRFEATGVPFHKFWVGLALFLLIPALCAVIFGTPLHWELPKLQGFNFVGGWVLIPELLALTLALTVYTAAFIAEIVRSGIKSVSHGQTEAAHSLGLRNGPTLRKVIIPQALRVIIPPLTSQYLNLAKNSSLAAGIGYPEMVSLFAGTVLNQTGQAIEVIAITMSVYLAISISISLLMNWYNKRIALIER, from the coding sequence ATGCAAAATTCTATCGGCGCACCAAAGCAGAGGCTCAGCCTCAGCGATCCAAAAGTGCGTGCGTGGCTATTCCAGATCATCACCATTGTGGCGGTGGTCTCGATGGGCTGGTATCTGTTCGACAACACGCAGACCAACCTGCAACACCGGGGTATTACCTCCGGCTTCGATTTTCTTGAGCGCAGTGCCGGTTTCGGTATCGCGCAAACCCTGATCGACTACACCGAATCGGACAGCTATGCCCGAGTGTTTGTCATCGGCCTGCTCAACACCTTGTTGGTGACCTTCATTGGCGTGATCCTGGCGACGATCCTGGGGTTTATCGTCGGCGTATCACGGCTTTCGAAGAACTGGATCATTGCCAAGCTGGCGACCGTGTACGTGGAAGTCTTCCGCAACATTCCGCCGCTGCTGCAGATCCTGTTCTGGTACTTCGCGGTGTTCCTGACCATGCCGGGGCCACGCAACAGCCATAACTTCGGCGACACCTTCTTCGTCAGCAGCCGCGGCTTGAACATGCCGGCCGCGTTGACGGCGGACGGTTTCTGGCCGTTTGTCGCCAGCATCGGCGTAGCCATTGTGGCGATTGTGCTGATGAACCGCTGGGCGACCAAACGCTTCGAGGCGACCGGTGTACCTTTTCATAAATTCTGGGTGGGCCTGGCGCTGTTCCTGCTGATCCCGGCGCTCTGTGCGGTGATCTTCGGCACACCGCTGCACTGGGAGTTGCCCAAGCTGCAAGGCTTCAACTTTGTCGGCGGCTGGGTGCTGATCCCGGAACTGCTGGCACTGACCCTGGCCCTGACCGTGTACACCGCGGCGTTCATCGCCGAGATCGTGCGTTCGGGCATCAAGTCGGTCAGCCACGGCCAGACCGAGGCGGCGCACTCCCTCGGTTTGCGCAACGGCCCGACCCTGCGCAAGGTGATCATTCCCCAGGCGTTGCGGGTGATCATTCCGCCGCTGACCAGCCAATACCTCAACCTGGCGAAGAACTCCTCGCTGGCGGCCGGTATCGGTTACCCGGAAATGGTCTCGCTGTTTGCCGGCACGGTGCTGAACCAGACCGGACAGGCGATCGAGGTGATTGCTATCACCATGAGCGTGTACCTGGCGATCAGCATCAGCATTTCCTTGCTGATGAACTGGTACAACAAGCGCATTGCGCTGATCGAGCGGTAA
- a CDS encoding amino acid ABC transporter ATP-binding protein: MSEASKQPVSPEGIIQMQGVNKWYGQFHVLKDINLNVKQGERIVLCGPSGSGKSTTIRCLNRLEEHQQGRIVVDGVELTNDLKQIETVRREVGMVFQHFNLFPHLTILQNCTLAPMWVRKMPKRKAEEIAMHYLERVRIPEQAHKYPGQLSGGQQQRVAIARALCMKPKIMLFDEPTSALDPEMVKEVLDTMIGLAEDGMTMLCVTHEMGFARTVANRVIFMDKGEIVEQAAPNDFFDNPQNERTKLFLSQILH; encoded by the coding sequence ATGAGCGAAGCAAGCAAACAGCCGGTGAGCCCTGAAGGCATTATTCAGATGCAGGGCGTGAACAAGTGGTACGGCCAGTTCCATGTGTTGAAAGACATCAACCTCAACGTCAAGCAGGGCGAGCGGATTGTCCTGTGCGGGCCTTCGGGTTCCGGCAAGTCGACCACCATTCGCTGTCTCAACCGCCTGGAAGAGCATCAGCAAGGGCGGATCGTGGTCGATGGCGTGGAGTTGACCAATGACCTCAAGCAGATTGAAACGGTGCGCCGTGAAGTCGGCATGGTGTTCCAGCACTTCAATCTGTTTCCACACCTGACGATTTTACAGAACTGCACCCTGGCGCCGATGTGGGTGCGCAAGATGCCCAAGCGCAAGGCTGAGGAGATTGCCATGCACTATCTGGAGCGCGTACGCATTCCGGAGCAGGCGCACAAGTATCCAGGGCAACTGTCGGGTGGCCAGCAGCAGCGGGTAGCGATTGCCCGGGCGCTGTGCATGAAGCCGAAGATCATGCTGTTCGACGAACCGACGTCGGCGCTCGATCCGGAGATGGTCAAGGAAGTGCTCGATACCATGATCGGTTTGGCTGAAGACGGCATGACCATGCTCTGTGTGACCCATGAGATGGGTTTTGCGCGGACGGTGGCGAATCGGGTGATCTTTATGGACAAGGGGGAGATTGTTGAGCAGGCGGCGCCGAATGACTTTTTCGACAATCCGCAGAATGAGCGGACCAAGTTGTTCTTGAGTCAGATTTTGCATTGA
- a CDS encoding alpha/beta hydrolase, which yields MNHPLILEPVKTADACVIWLHGLGADRYDFLPVAEALQETLQTTRFVLPQAPTRAVTINGGYEMPSWYDILAMSPARAIDREQLEASAQRIIDLIEEQRAGGIDPSRIFLAGFSQGGAVVLHSTFLKWQGPLGGVLALSTYAPTFTDELELSASQQRIPVLCLHGQYDEVVQNAMGRSAYEYLKTRGVTVTWQEYPMGHEVLPEEIRDIGAWLAERLR from the coding sequence ATGAACCATCCCTTGATTCTTGAACCCGTCAAGACCGCAGATGCTTGTGTCATCTGGCTCCACGGCCTGGGCGCCGACCGCTACGACTTCCTGCCCGTGGCCGAAGCCCTGCAGGAAACCCTGCAGACCACGCGCTTCGTCCTGCCCCAGGCGCCGACCCGCGCAGTGACCATCAACGGTGGTTACGAGATGCCCAGCTGGTACGACATTCTGGCCATGAGTCCGGCCCGGGCAATCGACCGCGAGCAACTGGAAGCGTCGGCGCAACGCATCATCGATTTGATCGAAGAGCAGCGCGCGGGCGGAATAGACCCTTCGCGGATTTTCCTCGCGGGTTTTTCCCAGGGTGGCGCGGTGGTCCTGCACAGCACCTTCCTCAAGTGGCAGGGTCCACTGGGTGGCGTACTTGCCCTCTCCACTTATGCCCCCACCTTCACTGACGAACTCGAGCTATCCGCCAGCCAGCAACGTATTCCGGTGCTGTGCCTGCACGGCCAGTACGATGAGGTGGTGCAAAACGCCATGGGCCGCAGCGCCTACGAGTACTTGAAGACCCGTGGTGTCACCGTGACATGGCAGGAATACCCAATGGGGCATGAAGTGTTACCCGAAGAAATTCGTGATATTGGCGCCTGGCTCGCCGAGCGTTTGCGCTAA
- the rhlB gene encoding ATP-dependent RNA helicase RhlB: MTVLKALKKMFGKSEAEQLAPSSSAPSPTTSHRTDGHQPGRTAAVAAPQNEPVNTPATDVAPPKARSETPKPRRERAPKPPVVAWKLEDFVVEPQEGKTRFHDFKLAPELMHAIQDLGFPYCTPIQAQVLGFTLAGKDAIGRAQTGTGKTAAFLVSIITQLLQTPPPKERYMGEPRALIIAPTRELVVQIAKDAADLTKYTGLNVMTFVGGMDFDKQLKHLEARHCDILVATPGRLLDFNQRGDVHLDMVEVMVLDEADRMLDMGFIPQVRQIIRQTPPKSERQTLLFSATFTEDVMNLAKQWTTDPSIVEIEAENVASENVEQHIYAVAGADKYKLLYNLVTDNGWERVMVFANRKDEVRRIEERLVRDGVNAAQLSGDVPQHKRIKTLEGFREGKIRVLVATDVAGRGIHIDGISHVINFTLPEVPDDYVHRIGRTGRAGAEGVSISFAGEDDSYQLPSIEALLGRKISCETPSTHLLRPVERKRP; encoded by the coding sequence ATGACCGTGCTCAAAGCACTCAAGAAAATGTTCGGTAAAAGCGAGGCTGAGCAGCTCGCGCCCAGCTCCAGCGCACCCTCCCCAACCACCAGCCACCGCACCGACGGTCATCAGCCTGGTCGGACCGCAGCTGTCGCGGCACCGCAGAACGAGCCAGTGAACACACCGGCCACCGACGTTGCCCCGCCAAAAGCGCGCAGCGAAACCCCGAAGCCGCGTCGCGAACGCGCGCCAAAACCGCCGGTCGTGGCCTGGAAACTCGAAGATTTCGTCGTCGAACCGCAGGAAGGCAAGACCCGCTTCCACGACTTCAAGCTAGCCCCGGAGCTGATGCACGCCATCCAGGACCTGGGCTTCCCGTACTGCACGCCAATCCAGGCGCAGGTATTGGGCTTCACCCTGGCCGGCAAAGACGCCATCGGCCGCGCACAAACCGGCACCGGCAAGACCGCCGCGTTCCTGGTCTCGATCATCACCCAGTTGCTGCAGACCCCACCGCCCAAAGAGCGCTACATGGGTGAGCCACGGGCACTGATCATCGCGCCGACCCGTGAACTGGTGGTGCAGATCGCCAAGGACGCAGCCGACCTGACCAAGTACACCGGCCTCAACGTCATGACCTTTGTCGGCGGCATGGACTTCGACAAGCAGCTCAAGCACCTCGAAGCCCGGCACTGCGACATCCTGGTAGCCACCCCAGGCCGCCTGCTGGACTTCAACCAGCGCGGCGACGTGCACCTGGACATGGTCGAAGTAATGGTGCTGGACGAAGCGGACCGGATGCTCGACATGGGTTTCATCCCACAAGTGCGCCAGATCATTCGCCAGACCCCACCGAAAAGCGAACGCCAAACCCTGCTGTTCTCGGCCACCTTCACCGAAGACGTGATGAACCTGGCCAAGCAATGGACCACCGACCCGTCCATCGTCGAGATCGAAGCCGAGAACGTTGCCAGCGAAAACGTCGAACAGCACATCTACGCCGTTGCCGGTGCCGATAAGTACAAGCTGCTCTACAACCTGGTGACCGACAACGGCTGGGAGCGGGTGATGGTCTTCGCCAACCGCAAGGACGAAGTGCGGCGCATCGAAGAACGCCTGGTCCGCGACGGCGTCAACGCTGCCCAACTGTCGGGCGACGTGCCGCAGCACAAGCGCATCAAGACCCTGGAAGGTTTTCGCGAGGGCAAGATCCGCGTCCTGGTGGCCACCGATGTCGCCGGCCGCGGGATTCACATCGACGGCATCAGCCACGTGATCAACTTCACCCTGCCGGAAGTGCCGGACGATTACGTGCACCGCATTGGCCGGACCGGTCGTGCAGGCGCCGAGGGCGTCTCCATCAGCTTTGCCGGTGAAGATGACTCCTACCAGCTACCGTCCATCGAGGCGCTGCTGGGCCGCAAGATCAGTTGCGAAACCCCGTCGACCCATCTGCTGCGCCCGGTAGAGCGTAAGCGCCCGTAA
- a CDS encoding FadR/GntR family transcriptional regulator → MTDTSPLIKRSLVDQALEQLRLRINTGSWTVGQRLPTEPELAAELGISRNTVREAMRVLAFSGLIEIRQGDGSYLRAVVDPLDTMKALSRCSHEQARETRHILEVEAIGLAALRRTDEDLVALREALTISGTHYHGDLDSYIACDMVFHRRLVDAAHNPTLSELYRYFSSIVGAQLRETLNIVPRRQAVFDLHVDLLDAVEQRDPERAKALCRQLINEP, encoded by the coding sequence ATGACAGACACTTCTCCACTGATCAAGCGTTCCCTGGTCGACCAGGCCTTGGAGCAACTGCGCCTGCGCATTAACACCGGCAGTTGGACGGTTGGCCAGCGCCTGCCCACCGAGCCTGAGTTGGCGGCTGAGTTGGGGATTAGTCGTAATACGGTGCGTGAGGCCATGCGGGTGCTGGCGTTTTCCGGGTTGATTGAGATTCGCCAGGGTGACGGCAGTTACCTGCGGGCGGTGGTCGATCCGTTGGATACGATGAAGGCCTTGTCCCGTTGCTCTCATGAACAGGCCCGGGAGACCCGGCATATTCTTGAAGTGGAGGCGATTGGCCTGGCGGCGTTGCGTCGGACCGATGAGGACCTGGTGGCCCTGCGTGAGGCGCTGACAATCAGTGGTACCCACTATCACGGCGACCTTGATAGCTACATCGCCTGCGACATGGTGTTTCACCGCCGCTTGGTGGATGCCGCGCACAACCCGACCCTCAGTGAGCTGTACCGCTACTTCTCCAGCATTGTCGGCGCGCAGTTGCGCGAGACTTTGAACATCGTCCCCAGACGTCAAGCCGTGTTCGACTTGCATGTCGATTTGCTCGACGCCGTCGAACAGCGCGATCCAGAGCGGGCCAAGGCCCTTTGCCGGCAGTTGATCAATGAGCCTTGA
- a CDS encoding CynX/NimT family MFS transporter translates to MSLETENSMSSQPANTRDTVSPKRSAELEELLIDAEADDEQVQQSQPLLLRPWLLLLGLILVALNLRPALSSMAPLLSDVSKSLGLSAAQAGLLTTLPVLCLGLFAPLAPILARRFGAERVVLGILLTLAGGIILRSSFGEIGLFAGSILAGASIGVIGVLLPGIVKRDFAKHAGTMTGVYTMALCLGAAMAAGASVPLSEHFGQNWTVGLGFWVIPALLAAVFWLPQVGQKHGAHNVAYRVRGLLRDPLAWQVTFYMGLQSSLAYIVFGWLPSILIGRGLTPTQAGLVLSGSVIVQLASSLAAPWLATRGKDQRLAIVVVMLMTLGGLFGCLYAPIDGLWGWAILLGLGQGATFALALTLIVLRSRDAHVAANLSSMAQGFGYTLASMGPFAVGLVHDWTGGWTALGWIFGVIGLGAIIAGLGAGRARYVQVESERV, encoded by the coding sequence ATGAGCCTTGAAACCGAGAATTCCATGTCCAGCCAACCGGCCAACACCCGCGATACCGTCTCCCCCAAACGCTCGGCAGAGCTTGAAGAGCTGCTGATCGATGCCGAGGCCGATGATGAGCAAGTCCAGCAGAGCCAGCCGCTGTTGCTTCGTCCCTGGCTGTTGTTGCTGGGGCTGATCCTGGTGGCGTTGAACCTGCGTCCGGCGCTGTCGAGCATGGCGCCGCTGCTCAGCGACGTGTCGAAGAGTCTTGGCTTGTCGGCGGCCCAGGCGGGGTTGCTGACTACCTTGCCCGTGTTGTGCCTGGGGCTGTTCGCGCCCTTGGCGCCGATCCTGGCACGGCGTTTTGGTGCCGAGCGCGTGGTGCTGGGGATTCTCCTGACCCTGGCGGGCGGGATCATCCTGCGCAGTTCTTTCGGCGAGATCGGCCTGTTTGCCGGGAGCATCCTGGCCGGCGCCAGCATTGGGGTGATCGGCGTATTGCTGCCGGGGATCGTCAAGCGTGATTTTGCCAAGCACGCCGGCACCATGACGGGCGTCTACACCATGGCCTTGTGCCTGGGCGCCGCCATGGCCGCCGGCGCGTCAGTGCCTTTGAGCGAGCATTTTGGGCAGAACTGGACCGTGGGCCTGGGGTTCTGGGTGATTCCGGCACTGCTTGCTGCGGTTTTCTGGCTGCCGCAGGTGGGGCAAAAACACGGCGCCCACAATGTCGCGTATCGGGTACGCGGGCTGCTGCGTGACCCGCTGGCCTGGCAAGTGACCTTTTACATGGGCCTGCAGTCGTCGCTGGCCTATATCGTCTTTGGCTGGTTGCCGTCGATCCTGATCGGCCGTGGCCTGACGCCGACCCAGGCCGGGTTGGTGCTGTCGGGTTCGGTAATTGTGCAATTGGCCAGTTCCCTGGCCGCCCCCTGGCTGGCTACGCGGGGCAAGGACCAGCGCCTGGCGATCGTGGTGGTGATGCTGATGACCCTGGGCGGGCTGTTCGGTTGCCTGTACGCGCCGATTGACGGCTTGTGGGGCTGGGCGATCCTGCTGGGCCTGGGGCAGGGCGCAACCTTCGCCCTGGCGCTGACCCTGATTGTATTGCGCTCGCGTGATGCCCATGTGGCAGCCAACCTGTCGAGCATGGCCCAGGGGTTCGGCTACACCCTGGCGTCCATGGGCCCGTTTGCGGTGGGCCTGGTGCACGACTGGACCGGAGGCTGGACCGCGTTGGGCTGGATTTTCGGGGTGATTGGCCTGGGCGCGATCATCGCGGGGCTGGGGGCCGGGCGCGCCCGGTACGTGCAGGTCGAAAGCGAACGGGTGTGA
- a CDS encoding glutathione S-transferase family protein: MSELILHHYPTSPFAEKARLLLGFKGLSWRSVNISPMMPKPDLTALTGGYRRTPVLQIGADIYCDTALIARRLEQQKALPAFFPEGQEMVSATVAAWADSVVFQHAVSLVFQPESIAVRFARLSPEAVKAFVADRAGLFSGGSATRLSADQARHQWPTIMARLEQQLQRDGDYLFGEPSIADFALAHPLWFLKGTPVTAPLVDAYPTVSAWLTRVLGFGHGAFSEMSAEEALQVARDSTPAALPDEPFNEPNGFTAGQQVVIAATDYGVDPVAGELLFAGSEELILRREDPRGGVVHVHFPRFGFRIEAC; this comes from the coding sequence ATGTCAGAGTTGATTCTTCACCATTACCCGACTTCTCCTTTCGCAGAAAAGGCGCGGCTGTTGCTGGGCTTCAAAGGGTTGTCCTGGCGCTCGGTGAACATCTCGCCGATGATGCCCAAGCCCGACCTCACGGCCTTGACTGGTGGCTACCGTCGTACGCCGGTGCTGCAGATCGGTGCCGATATCTATTGCGACACCGCGCTGATTGCCCGCCGACTGGAGCAGCAAAAAGCCCTGCCGGCGTTCTTCCCCGAAGGGCAGGAAATGGTCAGCGCCACGGTCGCCGCCTGGGCCGACTCGGTGGTGTTCCAGCATGCGGTCAGTCTGGTGTTCCAGCCCGAATCGATAGCGGTACGTTTTGCCAGGTTATCACCGGAGGCGGTGAAGGCCTTTGTCGCCGACCGCGCCGGACTGTTCAGTGGTGGTAGCGCCACCCGACTGTCGGCGGACCAGGCCCGTCATCAATGGCCGACGATCATGGCGCGCCTTGAGCAGCAACTGCAGCGTGATGGCGACTACCTGTTCGGCGAGCCTTCGATTGCCGACTTCGCCTTGGCCCATCCGCTGTGGTTCTTGAAGGGCACGCCCGTCACTGCGCCCCTGGTGGATGCCTATCCGACAGTCTCGGCCTGGCTGACCCGGGTACTGGGTTTCGGTCATGGTGCATTCAGTGAGATGAGCGCAGAAGAAGCCTTGCAGGTGGCGCGGGACTCAACCCCGGCGGCCCTGCCGGATGAACCGTTCAACGAACCGAATGGTTTTACCGCAGGCCAGCAGGTGGTGATCGCGGCAACCGATTACGGGGTTGATCCGGTGGCCGGCGAGTTGCTGTTTGCCGGCAGTGAAGAGCTGATCCTGCGCCGCGAAGACCCGCGTGGTGGGGTGGTGCATGTGCACTTTCCGCGGTTTGGTTTTCGTATCGAGGCTTGCTAG
- a CDS encoding glutaredoxin family protein: MLAGALRKVLLIVLVLVVYQNWGKIERLFNPSQVVAEQVRANARVVLYATDWCGYCKLTRRFLDQKGIPFKEYDIEKDAEARKVYEALGGRGIPVLDVNGTLIRGYEPEAILAALK; encoded by the coding sequence ATGCTCGCAGGCGCACTGAGGAAGGTCCTGCTGATTGTGCTGGTGCTGGTGGTCTATCAGAACTGGGGCAAGATCGAACGGCTGTTCAATCCTTCGCAGGTGGTCGCCGAACAGGTCCGGGCCAACGCCCGGGTGGTGCTCTACGCCACCGACTGGTGCGGCTACTGCAAACTGACCCGGCGCTTCCTTGATCAGAAGGGCATACCGTTCAAGGAATACGACATCGAGAAGGATGCCGAGGCGCGCAAGGTCTATGAGGCCCTGGGCGGTCGTGGCATCCCGGTGCTGGACGTGAACGGCACGCTGATTCGCGGCTATGAGCCCGAGGCGATTCTGGCTGCCTTGAAATAG
- a CDS encoding nuclear transport factor 2 family protein, producing MSDANRAVITEFYRAFQRLDAEAMSACYSEDVLFSDPAFGELRGRDAADMWRMLTTRAKDFSLTFDNVQADERSGSAHWVARYLFSQTGNTVVNDIQARFVLRDGKICEHHDTFDLWRWSRQALGVKGLLLGWTPLVGNAVRKQALKGLRAFQASR from the coding sequence ATGAGTGACGCCAATCGCGCCGTGATCACTGAGTTCTATCGAGCCTTTCAGCGCCTGGATGCCGAAGCCATGAGCGCCTGCTACAGCGAGGATGTGCTGTTCAGTGATCCGGCTTTTGGCGAGCTGCGCGGGCGCGATGCCGCTGACATGTGGCGGATGCTCACCACCCGGGCCAAGGACTTTTCCCTGACCTTCGACAACGTGCAAGCCGATGAGCGCAGCGGCAGTGCGCACTGGGTTGCCCGCTACCTGTTCAGCCAGACCGGCAACACCGTGGTCAACGACATCCAGGCACGCTTCGTCCTGCGTGACGGCAAGATCTGCGAGCACCACGACACCTTTGATCTGTGGCGCTGGTCGCGCCAGGCCCTCGGTGTCAAAGGCCTGCTCCTGGGCTGGACGCCGCTGGTGGGCAACGCCGTGCGCAAACAGGCGCTCAAAGGCTTGAGGGCGTTCCAGGCCAGTCGCTGA
- a CDS encoding GIY-YIG nuclease family protein → MNSPSQSSVIPVEPVVPASKPWFVYLVRAANGALYCGISDDPQKRFAKHQSGKGARFFLSSPAMALVYTEACLDKSEALRQERLIKKLRKSAKECLVATYHPE, encoded by the coding sequence GTGAACAGCCCCAGCCAATCCTCCGTCATACCCGTCGAGCCCGTGGTGCCTGCCAGCAAGCCCTGGTTCGTCTACCTCGTTCGTGCGGCCAATGGCGCGTTGTATTGCGGCATCAGCGACGACCCGCAAAAGCGTTTCGCCAAGCACCAGAGCGGCAAGGGCGCGCGGTTTTTTCTCTCGAGCCCGGCGATGGCGCTGGTCTATACCGAGGCCTGCCTCGACAAGAGCGAAGCGTTGCGCCAGGAACGCCTGATCAAGAAGCTGCGCAAGAGCGCCAAGGAATGCCTGGTGGCGACTTATCACCCTGAGTGA